CGGTCCGGGCAGATCCCGCTGTCGAGTCTGGTGCCGATGTTCGTCCTTTACGCTGTCCTCTATGGCACCTTCCTGCCCTCGTACTTCTGGGCGAGGAAACGCCGCAGCGGGGCAGGGGCGGGTGAGAAACCCTTGACACGCGTTGACCTATAAGTATCATACAGACCGGTCGGTATGTTATGAAGAGGGGCTATCGACATGAAGTTCACGGCCCGCGCGCTTGCCAGCCATCTGGACGGGCGGGATGGGGCAGAAGAACTGGCCGGTCTGCTCTGCGATGATCTGTCCTTCGCACGAGAACAAACATGAACCGTACACAGGCCACTGACGAGCGATCGCGCAAACGCGCCGGGGGGCCAAGCGCCGTGAGACGAAGCGGTTCCGATACGCGACGGGAGATCGTGGAGAACGCGTTGCAGCTCTTCTCGGTCAAGGGCTACCATCACACGTCCATCAATGACCTGCTGGACGCCACCGGGCTCACGAAGGGGGGACTCTACGGCCACTTCGGGGGCAAGGAGGAGATCTGGACGGCGGCATATGCGCGAGCGGTCGAGATCTGGGGCGGCATCGTGTTTCGCGGCGTCAAGGATATAGAAGACCCGCTCCTGCGGATTCAGCGGGTGGTAGAGCAGGATCTGAGGAACTACGTCGGCGGCCGGGTATTCGAAGGTGGCTGCCTCTTTCTGAATCTCCTCGTCGAGCTCTCCGGCCAATCTCCGGCTCTCGCCGCGCAAATCCTGCGCGGCTTCGACGGTTTCTCGGAGCTCCTTGCCCGCTGGCTTGCTGAGGCCCAGGAGAAACGACTTCTGGTTCCCGACGTGAATCCGCGGGAGATCGCCGATTTTCTGGTGACGTCCCTGAACGGGGCCGCCGCGCTGTACTCCGCCCGGCAGGACCCGGAAACGCTCGAACGAGCGATTCGACAACTCCGCTGCTATCTGAGCGTGTGGCGGACTGAAGGAGCGTAGAGACGTGAAGGCGTGCCGCCCCGCCGCCGCCCGGCGTCACGCGGATTCCCACGGGCCGCCGTCGCAGCCGGGAGGAATCTTCTTCCCCCCCCGGCCAGCAGCGATGCGCTCCGGCGCGAGCTGAAGCACCCCGCTGTCGGGCTCCGCCGAGACGATGTCGGGGCTGCGGCCTAGCGGACCAGCAGCTCCACCCCGTCGAACCAGGCGCTCCCCTTCTGCCTCGTGAAGTGCAGCAGGACCTGCGCCTTCGTGAACGACTTCGGCATCCTGAAGGCGCGCGAGATCGCGGTCCAGCCGTGGGTGGTCCTGGCGAACGTCGCCCACCAGGACCGGACGCTGCCGTCCTCGAAGGTGACCTTGAGCTCCATGCCGATCGTCCCGCCGGACGCCGACACGCCCGCCGTGCGGTTCCACCCGCGGAGGACGAGGTACTTTCCGGCCGCACCCGAAACCGCCCGGGCCTGAACGAGCATCTTGTCGACGAGCGCGTTCCCCGCGAAGCGGAAGGCGGAGAGCCCGTCGTGGACGACGTCCGTCACCCGCTGGTCGTTGAGGCCGAGGCCGACGCCGGTCCAGCCCGTCGGCAGCTTGTTCCCGCCCTCGAGGTAGCCGTTCGGCAGCCAGCCGACCTCGTCGGCGCCGATGTCCACCGCACCCCGCTGCGGGCGGGC
The sequence above is a segment of the bacterium genome. Coding sequences within it:
- a CDS encoding TetR/AcrR family transcriptional regulator; amino-acid sequence: MENALQLFSVKGYHHTSINDLLDATGLTKGGLYGHFGGKEEIWTAAYARAVEIWGGIVFRGVKDIEDPLLRIQRVVEQDLRNYVGGRVFEGGCLFLNLLVELSGQSPALAAQILRGFDGFSELLARWLAEAQEKRLLVPDVNPREIADFLVTSLNGAAALYSARQDPETLERAIRQLRCYLSVWRTEGA